Sequence from the bacterium genome:
CGCGAGGATCTTTCCGTCCTTCTGCAAAGCGACGGCATTCGCGTTATCATTGCCGGACCCGATCGGCGTGATCACCACTCCGTCGCCGTCAAAGGCGGCGTCGGGACTCCCGTCCGCGTTGAGCCGCATCACGAGAATGTCCGTCCCGGCGCGTCCGGCGGCCACGATCTTCCCGTCCGGCTGGAGCGCCACGTCCGAAAGGTCGCTGTTGGTGGCTGGGGTCGCCGTGAAGATCCCGTCGCCGTCAAAGGTCGTATCCGGGCTTCCATCGGGGAGGAACCGGGCGACCAACGCGTCGTTCCCACCGGCGGTGTCCACGGTGCCGGCGATAACGATCTTGCCGTCCGGCTGCAGGGCCACACCCAGGGCCAATGCCCCGATGGTCCCTACCGGAAGGGTGAGTTTGCCGTCCCCATCGAAACTGGAGTCCGGACTGCCGTCCGGAAGATACCGGGCCAGAGCGACATCATAGGTAGAGGGATGATCGGCCTCTCCGGCGGCCAGGATCCGCCCGTCCGGCTGAATCGCGAGGTCGCAGGCAAAATCAATCTCGCCGAAGAAGTCTGCGGTCACCAGGCCGTCCACGTCGAAGCTTGTGTCGGGATCGCCCGGGGCGGCTTGGAGAGACGGGATAATGAGAAATGAAACGAGAAACAGAAGAACGATGCGCATAGGCCCCCCTCTTGAAATCGAGGGCTATGATCGGCCCTTGGCCCTTAACAATCAAGAGCCTTCCCTAATAAGAGGCGACCACGGAGTTGGCCACGTCGTTCATGATTTCCTGCACAAAGTCGGGCTCGCCCTCGAAGCCGGCCGCGGGGTCCCCTCGTCCCGCTCCCGCCGCCGGGACTCCCGGCGCGAGGAAGACTTTCGCGATCAGGAACCAGAGGGCCGAAGAGAGCAGAATGAGAACGGCTCTGCCTTTCAAGTCCATACCCATTAGACGCCATGATGAGGGATTTGGATGACCCGATCAACGAGACTTGGGACCAGTCGGGGAAATTCCGTATTCTCCGGAATACGTGCGGGATTAGAAGGTCACACCGATCTTGAGGCTCTTGCCGGCCTGGATGGTCAGGCTCGTGGATTCATCGAGAGGATGACGGATGCCGGTCATGAGGTTCATGACGTCGCGGGCGAAACCGTCGGGGGCGAAGGCCGTTTGATTCCCGGAAAGAGGGGCCTCCGGTTGTTTTTCTGGAGCGATCCCGGTCCGGGACTTGCTCACGGAGGTCTCTCCGGCGGAGGCGATGGAAGAAAAGGCCGTCACGATCACCAGGCCCGCCAGAAGGATTCCAAGAAATTGACGCATTTTATGTAACTTCTGCAAGAAGGATACCATGAACCGCCTCCCGCCGTCCTTGTCTAAGTTATCGAAATTTAAAAGAAAATGTTGCGGTGCGTCTTGAACGATTTCAGGCGGTGGGGGGTTTTCGCCCCGATTCCGGGGACTTGGGGGGCGGGGCGAAGCCCCGGGACCTATTTGCCGACGTTGTAATGACCGATCTCCGGGATGCTGTGAAAGGAAGAATAGATCGCCTTGCGGGCCTCGGGCACTTCCCGGAGGACCACGCTCAAGATGGCCTCGCGGTGGAAGACGGTCGGGCCCTTCTTCTCCGCGTTCTCGGGACGCACGCGCGTGCGGCGCAAGGCGAGCGCCAAGCCGAGCGCGGGACAGACGGTGGCGATGTTCACGATGACGCAGAGCTCGCGATAAGCGATCTTCGCCTGCTCGCTTTCTCCCCGGGTCGCGGGCTTGAGTTCGTTCAAGACCGTCGTCAAGGCCTTTGGGTGCAAACGCCCGTCTTCCAGCAGAAGACGCTGCCACCGCTCCTCTTTCAACGCGAGCTGCCGGGCCAAATGCTCGAACTCCGTCCGCTCGATCTCCGGCGGGACGTAATACTCCGGCCTCCCTTCCCCTTCCCTCTCATCGCTCAGATAGAAGGGGGCAAAACGATCGGGATAGCGCATCTCGAAATATTTTCGGCCGCGCGCGTCGGCCTCGTCCCGGTGGTTCTGCACGAAGGCCGTCCGAAATCGGACCATCTCCGAGATCTCCGCGTCAAAGCGCTCGAGCTGCGCGCTCGTGGGCAACTTCCCCGTCCGGAGCGACACCCCGTCGCGGGCGGCCGCCCGCGCCACGGAGCCGGCTTCATGCTCGATCAAACGGATGTCGGTCGCCTTGGGGACAAGATGGTTCTTCCCGAATCGCGGGTCCATCTCGGCCACCCGCGAAATGCCCAACGCCGCCGCCTTGGTCATGCCGGGCGTCACCGCCCCCGCCATCGACATCAGGACGCCGGCCCCGATCTGTCCGAAAGCGGTGAAGTTGTTGAAGGTGTTGATGTACTGCTGGTTGCCGCTTCCGTAATGGGCGTCCGGACGAACGGCCGCGAGCATGTCGGGCGTGACGCCCGGCTCGGGATTCGTCATGGGGGCAAAGAGGGGATTCGGCGCCAAGGCGCGCGCGATGATCTCCGTGCGGGCGAGATCGTCGGTCAGGCTCTCCTTCGCGCCGAGGTTGACGACAAAATCCGCGCCCCGGGCGAATTCTTCCAGTTCCGCGCCTTCCTTGATTCCGTGGCGCATCCTCCTCTTGTACTCGTCGTCTTCGACGTCCGCCCGTCCTTCATGAAGAACGCCCTTGCTGTCGGTCACCAGGATGTTTTCCGGCAAGATGCCGTGATTGACGAGCTCGTCATAGACGCCCATGGCGCCGGCCCCCGCCCCGAGGATGATCCCGCGGCAATTCTCGGGCTTGCGGTTCGTGACTTTCATCCAGCTCAAGAATCCCGCCGCCGTGATGACCCCGGTCCCCTGCTTGTCGTCCGACCAGATGGCGCATTCACCGGCCAGGCATT
This genomic interval carries:
- a CDS encoding malic enzyme-like NAD(P)-binding protein encodes the protein MNPSLIISRYHLPGTEYFNGMRAAMPLETLAGYAESYRRATLYGPNLRNEMDVPLSGSHEYSPFGAGIVERIREFPEEAHHLTGRWQRALVASPATAILGLGSASVSRDEVIRAEAADVIMQGKAKFFLETAGVSATPLCFRSYLTKDQLEALDRLDNSRRKNQARIWRALNFAEAVKAIACNFGFINIEDAQGRDLPLIFGVLECLAGECAIWSDDKQGTGVITAAGFLSWMKVTNRKPENCRGIILGAGAGAMGVYDELVNHGILPENILVTDSKGVLHEGRADVEDDEYKRRMRHGIKEGAELEEFARGADFVVNLGAKESLTDDLARTEIIARALAPNPLFAPMTNPEPGVTPDMLAAVRPDAHYGSGNQQYINTFNNFTAFGQIGAGVLMSMAGAVTPGMTKAAALGISRVAEMDPRFGKNHLVPKATDIRLIEHEAGSVARAAARDGVSLRTGKLPTSAQLERFDAEISEMVRFRTAFVQNHRDEADARGRKYFEMRYPDRFAPFYLSDEREGEGRPEYYVPPEIERTEFEHLARQLALKEERWQRLLLEDGRLHPKALTTVLNELKPATRGESEQAKIAYRELCVIVNIATVCPALGLALALRRTRVRPENAEKKGPTVFHREAILSVVLREVPEARKAIYSSFHSIPEIGHYNVGK